The genomic interval CGTCTATGCTGCCGGGCACCCACGCCGCGAGATCTGGGTCGGCGCTCCGACGGTCGCCGCCATCACCGGACAAAAGTTCATTCCGGGAATTCTCGACCGCTACCTGGGCAAGACCGGCTTCGACTCGCAACAGTACGACGGCGCAGCTGATCCGAATCGGCCAAACAATCTGTGGCAGCCGCTGCCGGGCGATCACGGAGCGCATGGTGACTTCGACACGCGCGCCCACAAACGAAGCTGGCAGCTCACTCTAGATCTGAATCGCCGCTGGATTGGCCTCGGCTTGGTAGCAGCAGGAGCAGCCGTGGCTTTGATCACAAATAAGGAGAAAGCGGCTGAGGTGGTTGAGACGGTCAAAGAGAAATTGGCCGCCTGAGAAGGAGCAGAACGAAGTAGGCAATAGGCAGTAGGCAATAGGCAGTAAGCAATGAGCAAAAGCTAAGCTGGTGACAGACTCGTTTATCGCCTACCGCTTATTGCCGAATTAGTCATTCACCGTCTCGCCCGTATGCGACCGCAGGACTCGATCGACGGAATACGGTGCGCGGCGAGCGGGCTCATGGAAGTGGCGTACCTGCATCTCGCCTAATAGACCGAGTGCAAGGAGCTGAACTCCCGCAACAATCAGCACTGCAGCAAAGACGAGCAATGGACCGTGGTCGTCCATTACGTTGCTGTTGTGCAGCAGCTTTTCGAGGACGAGCCAAAGAGCGATTCCCGATCCTGAGAAAATGCCCGCCGCTCCGAACGTCCCAAAGAAATGCAGCGGACGCGACAGGTAGCGGAGCAGAAAGCGAATCGTAATCAGGTCAAAGAAGACACGGAAGGTGCGGGAAATCCCGTAATGGGAGGCTCCGCGCTCGCGATTGATGTTCCGAATTGGGATTTCGCAGATCGAGGCGCCATACCACGATGCCAGCGCGGGAATAAACCGATGCAGCTCGCCATAGAGCGGTACCTGATTGATGATCTCGCGGCGGTAAGCCTTGAACGTGGTGCCGAAGTCGTGGATATCGACGCCGCTCAGCTTGGCCATGAGCCAATTAGCACAGCGGGACGGAAAGCGTCGCATCACAAAGTTGTCGATGCGCTCCTTGCGCCATCCGCTGACGATGTCGTAGCCCTCTCCGATTTTCTCGAGAAACGCCGGGATGTCATTGGGATCGTGCTGCAGATCGCCGTCCATCGCGATGACGTACTCACCGGTGGCATGGTCGAAACCCGCTGCCAAAGCCGAGGTCTGTCCAAAATTGCGGCGTAGCTTCACGACTGTAACGCGGCTGTCGATAGCAGCAATTTCGCTCAACAAATGGAAGGTCAAATCAGAGCTTCCATCGTCCACGAAGACCAGTTCAAAGCTGTCGGAATTGGCCTCCATCACCCCTTTCAGGCGGTCGTAGAGAACGGTCACGTTCTCCTGTTCATTGTGAAAAGGGACAACGATGGAGTACTTGGGCATGGTCATCAGATTATAGCGGGGAGAAGCGATAGTCTACATCGCCTTGAGGGTGATTACGAGCGAGAAAACACGCAATACGCAATAGGCAGTAAGCACTGGGCTTGTAGGCGAAGGCCTCTCTTCGGAGGCTCTAGTCCTTCAAATCATGTCGGAGGCACTCCACCGAAACGATGCTGTCTTGCGCACTTTCCACGGCCCAGAGTGCAATCTACCGGGTACTGTTTTTCGCCTATTGCGTATCGCCTATTGCCTGCTTTATTGCGCGTCCTGCCCCGCCGGAATCGGCTTCAAATCCAGATTCTCCTGCCCTCCTTCTGATAATCGGACCGTTTGCGCCAGATCGGCGAAGCCGTTTAGCCAAGTCTCGTCCTCGTACGCGCCGGGATCGATGTGCTCGAAGGCATACACGCGATAACTTCCAGGCCGGAGTCCCTGGAGCTGGTATTTCCCATTTTGGTCGGTTGTTGCCGTGCGGAACTCATCGGCGAGCCCAGCGAGCTTGCGATCAGGTGCGACCAGCACTGTCACTCCCGGCTCGCCTTTGCCATCCGGTGTGTTGATGGTGCCAGTCAGCTTAGCTCCTGTGCCAAAGACCAGATCGAGGCTGCGGCTGCTTGCCGGGCTGTAGCCTCTGTCCAGCACGTCATCGCGGCCTGCCGACGCCGACTTGAGATACGTGCCGGGCGGCAGCCCATAGGCCGCAATACGATAGCGCTCATCAGGAGCAGCCTGCAGCGTAAACGAGCCATCATCTTTTACTTGGCCGTAAGCTCCGCGCATGAAGTCCTGCGTGTCCTGAGGCGAGAGCGCGATGTTGATCCCGGTGAGCTTCGGTGTCGGGCTCGTATCGAAGCTAATGTGACCAGTAACGTCGACTTTTGGAGACAGCGAGACGACTACTCCTTGCACATCGCCTTCGCGGATATCGATTGCAACCCGCGCGCTGGCTGAATTCTTATCCTCCTGCTGCTGCGCAATCAGGTCGTACGAACCCGGCAACACCTGCTTGAAGGTGAAAGTATTGTCTTCGCGCGTCGTTGTGTTGAGCCCAGGACCAAAAGCGAACATGCCTTCACCGTGTTTCATGAGCATGAGCCATGTCCCACGTCCCGAGCTTCCCTGCAATCCTCCGACAACTCTCCCACTTACCGAATACGAGCGCTGCGGGCTCATGGAGAAATCAACGTGCAGTTCATCGCCGCCGCGAACGGTGAGAGGCGCTGCCTGACTGGCATCCAGAACATTTGGATAAAAAACAGGAGGATATGCGGTGGTTTCTGACGGAGCCGAAGGATCCATCGACTCGCCGGGAGCGACGAATCCAAAGCCGCGCAACGTGGCGCGCACGTATACCTGTCCCGGACGAATTCCGAAAATTCGATACTCTCCGCGATCGTCGCTATTGGCGCCGCCGACGGGAACCAACCGTCGCCGTCCCTGCATGTAGCGGAATTGCAGCGCCTGCACCTGAGCATGAGCCAGAGGCTCGGAATCTTCATCGACCACACGCCCCGTGATCACGCCGCCTTGAATCAGGCGGAAGACGATATCGGTCAAATTCTGGCCGGCGCTCAACGAGATCGTAGTGCCCTGCTCTCCGGCGGACTTTTGCCCATATACCTGGCTGACATAGCCGTTGCGCTGGACCGACAAGATGTATCGCCCAGCTTCGAGATCTTTCAGTAAAAAGCTGCCCTGCGCGTCGGTCACAGTCGTAGACCCGTTTCGACCGCCCCGCTCGCTCTGCCGCGCTGTGACCCACGCTTTCCTAAGTGGCTGTCCGGTGCTCGAATCGAGCACCTGCCCTGAGATCTGCCCCTTGGGTGCATTACTCTTTGCCACACTCGCAGACAACGCCGAAGACTGATCCTGCCCGATGCAACTTGCGCACAAAAATCCATACAAAACAGCAATGAATATGAATTTGTTTACAGCTAGCATTTGCCTCATCGTGCGATACGGACCGCCGGTCGAAGAGGACGCTACCTTCCTCTCATCCCTTCGTGCCTCGAAGGCAATTTTATAGCCGCCAGACGCGTGGAAATAAATACTGAAGTTTCTACTTGACAATCTGTTGCCGCTAGTCAATACTGAAGTTGTTACTTGAGTATTGAAGGAGGATTCCAGTGCAACAGGCCTCTGCAGTTCACAGCACATTTGTTCTCGATAGAAGTTTTCCAAAGGCTCCCGACAAGGTCTTCGCCGCCTTTGCCGATGCAACCAAGAAGCGCCGCTGGTTCGCTGAGGGTGAGGGACACAAGATCGAGGAGTACGCCATGGACTTTCGCCTTGGCGGGACTGAGCGTTTGCGGTATCGCATGAGCGAAGGAACGCCGATTGCCGGCATGTACATCACTAACGAAGGACGCTTTCAGGACATCGCTCCTAACCAGCGCATCGTGACCGCATCGACCATGGACCTAAACGATAAGCGCATCTCCGCATCCCTGATCACGTTCGAGTTTCTAGGCAGCCGGCAGGGCACGGATCTCGTCTGCACTCATCAGGGCACATACATCGAATGGCCGGACGGCCCGAAGATGATCGAGGCCGGCTGGCGCGGACTGTTGGATAGTCTCGCTGCAGAGATGACGCGCTGAGCAAACCACAACCTCACGGACAGATTTTATTAACGCATGGAGGCTGACAGTGAACACCATTCCGAAGATGATCGTGATTCCCGAATTAGGAATCTTCTCCGGCGAGGCTCTGAGCCCGGGTCGGCGGAAGACAGATTCCGTTGGCAGCCAGATGCAGAGCACCCTTGTTCCTCCACTCTCTCATTCTGGAGCGCAGCTCGAAGCTTATGGACGCAGCCTACCAAAAGACGATGTCGGTGGAGATCTGATGGACCTGGTGGCGAGCGAAAACGATCTCACCGCTTACGTGGCCGATGTCTCCGGGCATGGCTTCCGTGCGGGTGTGCTGATGGGAATGGTGAAGACCGCGGTTCGCTATGGATTGCTGTTAGGCCAGCCACTCACGAAACTGCTCGACGATATCAACCGTGTGCTGCCCGTAGTCAAAGAGTCGAATATGTACGCGACGTTCGCGGCGCTGCGCTTCAATGGCAGCGGCAATGTTGAGTACATCTCTGCCGGGCACGTTCCCTTGCTTCACTACCGGCATGCCACCGGAGAAGTGCTGCGATACTGCGTCTCTCAATTACCACTCGGCCTGCTGGCGAGTGACGGATACACGAGCACCGCGATTCCCTGCGAACCGGGAGACATTTTCGCGCTTGTGACCGACGGCGTTCTGGAGAGAGGCGATGACCCTGATCCGGATTTGGGACTCGACCGAATTGCCAGGCTGCTGCGCAACAATGCTGACGCTCCGCTGTCCGGTCTCGCAGAACTCGTGTATGCACAACTCTCGCCTTGCGGAAAGCAGCACGATGACGAAACCGTTTTGCTGTTGAAAATCCGAGACAACGAATTTGGCGGCCCTCAACCGAATGTTCCCGTGCCAGAACGGGAATCGGTAAAGAATACCGCCGTGTTGGAATCCATGTGGAGCCGCTTGCTCGATGATTTGGCCGACGAACTCTCGCGAGAATGAGCCTGCTGCCCTGAATTGACGATGGCAAAAGCACATATACAAATCGCGCGGATCTTCGAAGCTCTGGGCGACCCGACGCGTCGCGCAATCATCGAGAAGCTCGCAGAAAGACCTCATACGGTTTCGGCATTGGCCGAACCGCTGAATATCACGCTGACCGCCGTCGGCCAGCATCTCCAATTGCTTGAAGAAAGCGGATTGGTGCGCACCGAAAAGCTAGGCCGGGTACGCACTGCCAGCCTCAATTCTGCTGGATTTGATGCAATGGAACAGTGGATCAACGAGCATCGTTCGGCATGGGAGCGGCGGCTGGATCGGTTGGGAGCTATGCTTGCCGAATCCAAAGAAGATTGACCCGACGATCCCCACACCGAGTCACACGCCTAAGCTGGTAGCCGAATTAGAGACTGCGTAGCATCCAGTCTAACCTGACGCCGACTCAAGATGGGAATTGCAAAATCTTTGACGCCGGCGAGATGCGCGTCTCCTGACACAAGCGCAGAGCGATGCGCGGGCACCCTGCTCGCGATGGTCAGTCACCAAGTGCCTTCTTGCGCCATCACTTTCTTGACAAAACCTGGATGTAACCTTTTATCCGCTTGCGACTCTCTTATATGCAACCCATTGGCTGCCAGCCTGTCAGGCATTCTCGATAAGGAGAGAACACTCGAATATGAAGAAAACTCGTTTTGCAGCCGCTATTACATCCGCGGTGCTCTTGGGAGCAGGAGCCCTTGCGGCATACGCACAAGCGCCCAGCGATCCTCAAATCGTAGGCATTGTGCAGACAGCCAACCAGATTGATATCAATCAGGCGAAGCTCGCACTCAAGAAAACCAAGGACCCGCAGGTGAAAGAATTCGCCAACCAGATGATTTCCGATCACACGAATTTGGAAAAATCAGTAAGTGACCTGGCGAAGAAGCTCGGAGTAACTCAGCAACCGAGCGCCACGTCGAAGCAACTGAAACAGCAGGCTGCGCAAGAGACCAAGAAGCTGTCGGGCCTGCACGGCAAGGCATTCGATCAGGAATATGCTTCTCATGAGGTCGCGTTTCACCAGGCGGTCATCGACGCCGCAAAGAACACGCTGATCCCAAACGCGAAAAACGCGGAACTCAAATCGGCGCTGGAAGGTGCGGCTCCTCTCCTGCAGGGACATCTGGAACACGCACAGCAATTGCAGAAATCTCTAGGCGGAAGCTAATCCGCCACTTATTCGTCTCGATGTCTGTTTGCGAGAACAATCAACAGCGATGTCGAACGCGTGCAGACCACAATTGCACGATGTGAGCACATACCCTATGGCACCGCCACGACTACAGATCTGGGGACTTATCCTGACCGCCGTGGCGGTAGCTGTCTTCTCTGCAGTACCTCTGCGCGCACAATCCTCCCAGTCCGCAAGCGCGCAGCACATTGTCATCATCAAACAGATGCACTTCGATCCCCAGCAATTGACTGTTAAGCCAGGGGACACAGTGCAGTGGAAAAACGAAGATATTTTTGCCCACACCGTTACTGCCAATAATGGAAGTTTCGATTCGGGACTGATCAATCCCGGCTCATCATGGCAGACAGTCGTCGAACACGAAGGAACCATTGGCTACCATTGCCGCCCACACCCGAACATGGCAGCGGAGCTGATCGTGCAAGCGGCGGGGCAGGAAGGCAGTCACGCTAACGAAGCAAGCACCCACGGAGAAGGTGCTGCCACGCTCAAGTGGTCTCCTCCGAGGTCTCCTGAGCAGTTCCATCCAATTCTCGTCAACTTCACAGCGGCTCTGCTGCCACTCGCTTTACTGAGCGATGTGCTCGGACTTATCTTTCGACGGCAGAGCCTGCACAATGCAGCGTGGTGGCTGGTACTCTATGCCGCCGTGATCACGCCATTCACTGCTGCGGCGGGATGGTGGTGGAAACACGCCGCCGGTTCAGCGCTGCCGGCAAGGCTGATCACTGTACACCAGTGGCTGGGAACGGCAGCCGCTGTGCTGTTCATCATCCTCGCAATATGGCGCTGGAGTATTCACAAACGCGGTGTTCCTCCCACTTTGGCATACCTTTTCTGCGCGCTCGTCGCAGTACTTGCGCTCGTGTACCAGGGAAGTTTGGGCGGGATGATGGTCTTCGGAAAGTGATGCTCCACGTTTAAGCCGCGCAGACAGTATTGCCGCACGCTATGTTCGCGAGAGCGGCTGATTCATGAAGGCGATTCTCTTCCTGCGATCTGAAGCAGCATGGCTCCAACTCCAATATGGTCTAAGGGGCTGCGATGCGGGTGGATTACGTCCCGTAATGCTTTGCACCTACCACAAGCGGAGGGGCCTCATTCAGTTCGATCCAGTAACGCTGGATGGCCTCAACGATCTTTCCGATTTGTTCGGGATCACCTGGCTTCACGAGGTAGGAATTGGCGCCGAGATCATAGGCTGCATTTACCGTGCTGGCACTGTCGTCCATGGTAAGTACCACAACGGGAATTCGCCGAATTTCTTTTTGCGTTCGCAGCCATTGGAGGAGCTGCAGGCCAGTCATCCCCGGCAGCTTGAGGTCGAGAAGGATGAGTACTGGCAAGGGATGCTTTGTGCGATCGTTGTATTGTCCGACTCCTGCCAGGTAAGCAAGCGCCTCGTCTCCATCTCTGAGGTGAACGATGGGATTGCGCACCGCAGCTTTCTCGAAACCGCGACGCAACAGAGTTGCGTCGGAAGCTTCGTCCTCTATCAGCAGGATGGTTGGCAAGGTACGGTCGGGCATGGTTATGAGCGATTCAGTTTTGCTGCGTTCCCAAGTAGATCGGGAGATTCGTTTATTCCCAGCCAGTAGCTCTGAAAGCGTGTGGCTAATTGCTCCAACTGAGAAGCGGTCTCGGGCTTGGATAAATAGGAATTTGCGCCGAGGTCATAGGCTCGGTTGATGTCCACCGAGTGCCTTGAAGACGTCAACATTACTACAGGAAGCCGATTGAGCGCGGTGGGTTGCCGCCGTAACCACTGCAAGACTTCAAAACCCGAACGGCGCGGCAATTTGATATCGAGCAGAACAATGCAAGGCAGTGGATGCGTCGTGCGATTGTCGTACGGTTTTTCTCCCGAAAGATAGGAGACGACATCGTCGCCATTGGTGAGACGAATCATGGCAAGCGTCGCATCCAGCTTACCGAAGGCACGTTGAATCAACCGGGCATCAGAGGGATCATCTTCGACGAGCAGAACTGGTCCTTTAGCCATTCAGTTCCTTTTAGCCATTCAATTCCTTTGTTGTATTTGTCGCCAGAAGGTGTGAGCCGATGGAGACGAGAACGGTTGTCCTCATCGACAAGAGATACAGGCGTTCGGCTACTCGGAATTGCTCTCTGGGGTTTCTTTGTGTGCTGCGGGAAGCTCAAACCAGAACGTACTGCCTTTTCCTGAATCCGACTCCACACCGCAGGTTCCCTGCATGCGTCCGACAGCCCGCTTCACGATCGCCAGACCGATGCCGGTGCCAGGATAAGCCTCACGTTCGTGGAGTCTCTCGAACACGTGCCAGATGCGCTCCTGATGCTGGGGAGCGATGCCGATCCCGTTGTCGCGGACACTCAGGCGGACACGCCCATCGCGCTGCTCAGCAGAGACGCGAACGTTCGGGACCGAGTTCTTCTCGTGAAATTTGAAAGCGTTGGTGAACAGATTGAAGATTACCTGCACGAGCATGGGCTGATGCGCTTGTACGAAGAGCCCCGCCGGCACATCGACCGAAAGCGATCCATGCTGTTCTTCCCCGAGTTGCTTGGCGGCCTGCTGCACGGCTTCGCCGAGGTTGACTGTATTCAGCGTGATGTCGACCCGGCTCACGCGACCGTAGTCCAGGAGATCCTGAACGAGGATATTCATTCTCGAAGCCGCATTGGTGATTTCGTTCAGGTAGTCGAGGCCACGCTCATCGAGATTGGCGGCACAATCTTCGCGCATCGCTTCGGCAAAGCCGCCGATGGCGCGTAAAGGCGCGCGCAGATCATGGGAAACCGAGTAGGCGAATGCTTCGAGTTCTGCGTTCGTCTCCTCGCGCTCCTGAATACGGCGTTCAAGCTCGTGCGAGTGACGTTGGATGGTGTCGAGCAGGCGTTTTCGTTCCGACATGTCACGCGTAACTTTCGAGAATCCGTACAGCGTGCCTTCGTCATCGCGCACAGCCGTAACTACGACGTTGGCCCAAAAACGCGTGCCGTCTTTGCGGACGCGCCAGCCCTCGCCTGCGAAATGCCCTTCCGTAGCAGCGGTATGGAGTACTTTTTTGGGAAGACCGTTGGCACGGTCTTCCGGCGTGTAGAACGTCGAGAAGTGTTTGCCGATGATCTCGTCAGGCTTATAGCCCTTGATGCGCTCAGCTCCGAGATTCCAGGAAGTGACAACACCGTTCGGGTCCATGGAAAAAATCGCGTAGTCCTGAACTCCCTCGACGAGCAGTCGGTAGCGCAGCTCTGAGAGACGTTTTTCGGTCAGATCGCGCGTGATCTTTCCGTAACCGATGAGATTGCCCTGCTCGTCGAGAATGCTCGTGATGAGCACGTTGGCCCAGAAACGCGAGCCGTCCTTGCGCAGTCGCCAGCCTTCCTCCTCTAAATGTCCTTCTTTTTTCGCGGTGCGAAGTTCCAATTTGGGTTTGTCGGCGGCAAGATCGGCGGGAGTGTAGAAGATGCTGAAGTGCTGGCCAATGATCTCGTCGCGCTTATATCCTTTCAGTCGCTCCGCGCCCTTGTTCCAGGAGACGATGTAACCCTCGGGATCGAGCACGAATATCGCGTAATCGACGATGTTCTCGACGAGCAGGCGGAACAGTTCGTCTGAACTCAGATTGTGCGCTTTAAAAACGGAAGCGGCTGAAAGGCGCGATGACATATGGACGGAACAGGACAATTTATCAGCTTGCACGGTCGCAAGCCCGTCCTGTGGCTGTGAACACGGTTAGATGCACCGCACTGCCTTACTGAGACGGAATTTTCGCCTTTGCCGTCAGCCCTGTAACTATTCTGTTACACTGGAACTCTGCATGAAAGTCGTGCCCACCATCCTGCTGATCGACGACGACCCGTCGCAGCTCAAGCTGTACACATGGATTCTGGAACGCGGTTCGTTTGCCGTTGTGCAGGCGCTGGTTGGAAGCACTTCCGTTAACCTCCCCGATCCTGCGCACGTAAACGTGGATGTCGTGCTTCTGGATTTCCGCCTGTCAAGTGAACTGACCGCAACCAATATTGCCGAGCTTGTTCGTGCAAAGTTCCCAAGCACTCCCATAATCGTGCTCTCCGACCTTCCTTTTATGCCGGAGGAGGCGAAGGCCTACGGAAGTGGATTCGTCCCAAAAGGTGAGCCGGAAAAGCTGCTCAAGACAGTTTCGGCCGCAGTGACTCTTTCTCAGTCCAGGCAGTAGGCGAATCTTCGATTCCATCTTCACTCGCTTGGCTCCCGGCCGTCTGTCGTCGTCAGAAAACGTTCCATTTGCTTGGATTGAACTCTCCAGTAGCGCCAATGTTTGCTCATGGAAGGCATCTTCTTCAGGCGGGATTCCACGAAATCTCCCAAACTGGGAATGGACCGGCCGATGGCGAGTTAGCGCAACGCTTGCCGATTCTCTGCCCCGCGCTCCCGTAGCAATTGTGCGACTGCGTGCTTGCGGCACTTGATTGCGCGCTGCAAGGGCGTGTCGCCTTTGCGATCGCGGACATCCACGGCGGCGCCCGCATCGAGCAAAGCGCGTGCGATCTCCACGTGTCCTCGTCTGGCGGCCATGTGAAGAGCTGTTGCGCGCGTTACGCCCCCATCCGCGTTGACGTCGGCGCCGCCTTGCACCAACGCACGCACTATATCCGCGCCCGTTTCTGATCCGCATTCGTTCGCGACACAGTACAGCGGCGTATGGTCGCCGCGACCGTGAAGATTTGGGTCGACACCAAGCCGTAGGAGTGAAGCCACCACTTCCAGGCATCCCGCAGCGGCTGCGAAATGCAAAAGAGTTCCCTTATTAAAACGCTGCGTCGCAAGAGAAGGATTGCTCTCCGCAGCATCGATGACGAAGCGAATCAACCTCGCACGACCGGATTCGATCATCCGTGCGAGTACGCCCACAAATACCGAGGGACGGGAAGCAAATTGCGGCGCGAGAGCTAGCGCTTCATCATCTTGGCCGGCCACAATGGCGGCAATAAGGCGATCCAAAGCCCGCTGCTCGCTCCATCGCGCAGCCAACTCCTCATGATCTGGCTCGCCGTCCTCACTCCCAATGACATATGCGGAACTGTGCAAGAAAAAGTTACGAAGAGCAGTTCTCGTCGCGTTATTCATCGGGGCGGCATCAAGCGTGGCTTCCATATTCTTCAACCAGGCGTGTCGCGCTTCCGGCCCGATTTGGAACCGCGCATGCGATTCGCGCAAGCTCAGCCACCATCGGAACTGAGATTCGTTTTCATCTCCTCCCAGGAATTGAATCAGGAATGCAGAGAACTCTTCGATCGCGCACCGCAGGCTCTTACCGGGGAAGAACGGACGCAGAACTGGATCTCTGCCAACACGCGCATAGAACGCCACCGACAGCCGTCTGCAACCCTCTTCTCCACCAAGTGCTTCCAGCACTGCGGAACCAGCGTGCATGGGTGATGATTGTATTCTCTACGGAGCGTTGATTGGCAGAAAGACCCAATGCGAAAGAATAATGTTCCGATTTCGGAAGCGGTTTCAAAAAAGGAACGTGCGGAGTCACAATAACTCCGCACCAAAACTATTGATTGCCGCAAACGGCGACTACGACACTAACGATGACTGCCGTGCGAAGAGCCGCCTCCGCCCCCACCAGCGTGCATGCCACCGCCTCCACCGCCTCCACCGCCGCCGCGCATGCCGCCACCGCCGCCCATGGACGGAGCTGACATCCGCATTCCGCCTCCCGCGGACGACATCGAAGGACGTGACATGACAGCCCCGGAACTCATGCCGCCCCCCATGCGAATCGGCGCCGGAGAGGAGCGCGGTTCCGTTCTGGGACTTGGCATCGGCCTGTCGTTGTTTACAGCGGGAGCCATTCGCACCGGCGGAGTTGGCAGAGGACGCGGCGCAGCAGCCGCGGGAACAGCAGCAGGCGTCGGCCGAGGCGAAACCACGCTCATCCCCGGCGGAGCTTGCGCCGCAGGAATCTGCGCCTGGCGAGGAACACGCTCGCCATCACCCCATCGTGGATTGCCAAAGCGAGGCCCGGCGACTCGCGGCGTCGGTGCGATAGTCACACCGGCTACCGGTGCGGCAGAAGTAAAGCCTGGACGTCCGACAAAACCTTCTGCAGGTCGACCGCTTCCCTGCTGCACAACTTCACCATTGGCTGTTGTGACTTTCGCAGCGATTGGACGATGATGCTCGATCGCGTCGTTGTCGACAATCATGTGCCGATGCGGCACGGGCATAACCCTACCGTTGTCAACGACCATTACCGGCGATCCATGATGATGAGGAGGCATTGGCGGACGATAGTGCGGCGGAACGTTGTAAACCGGCGGAACCGTCTGCCAATTGTTCCAATTTGAACCTCGGCTCCAACACCACCCATAACCGTTTACGTACTGCCACGAACCATAGCGGTACGGCGCCCATCCCCACGGATATCCGGACACGAAGGTGTAGCCAAAGCCGGGATAGGAAATCCAGTAGCCATCGGCAAACGGATCCCAGCCGAGACCGACCGAGTAAGGACGCCACATGTAGCCGTAGCCGGGTACATAGAAGTAATTTCCATACTGGCCGAGGTCGGAGCCGTAGACTACATTCCCATTTTGGTACGAATTCGACGCGACTGCTTCATCGTGCCACTTGGCGCGGGCGTTGTCCCACTGATCATAGTTCTCGGCATCGACGCCTTTGGCCAGGTAATAACGATCGGGATCGTCGCCGTCGAGGCGAATGGTCTCACCCTTCTTGACGGCGACTTCGGCGTTCGAGGCATTCTCCACTTCGATCTCGCCGCTTAGAACCGCCACGTCAAAGTCGTGCTTATCTACGTTCACGCGAAAGCGGGCGGACCTATCCAGCGAAACGCGATTGCGTCCGAAGTCGAGCTGGAAGTGGTCAGAATCGTGATAGCGAATATCGAAGTACGCTGTGCCTTGCTGCAGCTCCACCGAGGTGTTGCGTCCGCCGTTGTTGTCGAGACTCAGATCGTTGAAGGCGACGATCGTGTCGGGCGTGAGTCGGATGGAACTTCCGTCTTCCAGTTCAACCTCAGCCTGTCCATCGCGGGCCCAGAGCTTCGATTGATGCACGATCGGCATGTTGACGTAGGCGGTGCCGAACCCGCGTCCATCCCCCTTGTCGAGTTGAACATCACCATCAACTAAGCTCAGACGCACGATGCGCACGTGCGAATCGGCAAGAAGTGGCAGCGCAAACAGGAACGCAAGCGAGACAAAAACCAGGGGCCGAAGAACCGACCTGAGGTAGGACGAGCGCAGTGCCGTAATGGACATAGCTGGCTCCGTATCTTCTTACTCATATTAGACCACGCGCAGAACACAAGAGTTGCGCCTT from Terriglobales bacterium carries:
- a CDS encoding glycosyltransferase family 2 protein; the encoded protein is MPKYSIVVPFHNEQENVTVLYDRLKGVMEANSDSFELVFVDDGSSDLTFHLLSEIAAIDSRVTVVKLRRNFGQTSALAAGFDHATGEYVIAMDGDLQHDPNDIPAFLEKIGEGYDIVSGWRKERIDNFVMRRFPSRCANWLMAKLSGVDIHDFGTTFKAYRREIINQVPLYGELHRFIPALASWYGASICEIPIRNINRERGASHYGISRTFRVFFDLITIRFLLRYLSRPLHFFGTFGAAGIFSGSGIALWLVLEKLLHNSNVMDDHGPLLVFAAVLIVAGVQLLALGLLGEMQVRHFHEPARRAPYSVDRVLRSHTGETVND
- a CDS encoding carboxypeptidase regulatory-like domain-containing protein; amino-acid sequence: MCCELQRPVALESSFNTQVTTSVLTSGNRLSSRNFSIYFHASGGYKIAFEARRDERKVASSSTGGPYRTMRQMLAVNKFIFIAVLYGFLCASCIGQDQSSALSASVAKSNAPKGQISGQVLDSSTGQPLRKAWVTARQSERGGRNGSTTVTDAQGSFLLKDLEAGRYILSVQRNGYVSQVYGQKSAGEQGTTISLSAGQNLTDIVFRLIQGGVITGRVVDEDSEPLAHAQVQALQFRYMQGRRRLVPVGGANSDDRGEYRIFGIRPGQVYVRATLRGFGFVAPGESMDPSAPSETTAYPPVFYPNVLDASQAAPLTVRGGDELHVDFSMSPQRSYSVSGRVVGGLQGSSGRGTWLMLMKHGEGMFAFGPGLNTTTREDNTFTFKQVLPGSYDLIAQQQEDKNSASARVAIDIREGDVQGVVVSLSPKVDVTGHISFDTSPTPKLTGINIALSPQDTQDFMRGAYGQVKDDGSFTLQAAPDERYRIAAYGLPPGTYLKSASAGRDDVLDRGYSPASSRSLDLVFGTGAKLTGTINTPDGKGEPGVTVLVAPDRKLAGLADEFRTATTDQNGKYQLQGLRPGSYRVYAFEHIDPGAYEDETWLNGFADLAQTVRLSEGGQENLDLKPIPAGQDAQ
- a CDS encoding SRPBCC family protein; the encoded protein is MQQASAVHSTFVLDRSFPKAPDKVFAAFADATKKRRWFAEGEGHKIEEYAMDFRLGGTERLRYRMSEGTPIAGMYITNEGRFQDIAPNQRIVTASTMDLNDKRISASLITFEFLGSRQGTDLVCTHQGTYIEWPDGPKMIEAGWRGLLDSLAAEMTR
- a CDS encoding PP2C family protein-serine/threonine phosphatase, yielding MNTIPKMIVIPELGIFSGEALSPGRRKTDSVGSQMQSTLVPPLSHSGAQLEAYGRSLPKDDVGGDLMDLVASENDLTAYVADVSGHGFRAGVLMGMVKTAVRYGLLLGQPLTKLLDDINRVLPVVKESNMYATFAALRFNGSGNVEYISAGHVPLLHYRHATGEVLRYCVSQLPLGLLASDGYTSTAIPCEPGDIFALVTDGVLERGDDPDPDLGLDRIARLLRNNADAPLSGLAELVYAQLSPCGKQHDDETVLLLKIRDNEFGGPQPNVPVPERESVKNTAVLESMWSRLLDDLADELSRE
- a CDS encoding metalloregulator ArsR/SmtB family transcription factor, which produces MAKAHIQIARIFEALGDPTRRAIIEKLAERPHTVSALAEPLNITLTAVGQHLQLLEESGLVRTEKLGRVRTASLNSAGFDAMEQWINEHRSAWERRLDRLGAMLAESKED
- a CDS encoding DUF4142 domain-containing protein; the protein is MKKTRFAAAITSAVLLGAGALAAYAQAPSDPQIVGIVQTANQIDINQAKLALKKTKDPQVKEFANQMISDHTNLEKSVSDLAKKLGVTQQPSATSKQLKQQAAQETKKLSGLHGKAFDQEYASHEVAFHQAVIDAAKNTLIPNAKNAELKSALEGAAPLLQGHLEHAQQLQKSLGGS
- a CDS encoding DUF2231 domain-containing protein, whose protein sequence is MAPPRLQIWGLILTAVAVAVFSAVPLRAQSSQSASAQHIVIIKQMHFDPQQLTVKPGDTVQWKNEDIFAHTVTANNGSFDSGLINPGSSWQTVVEHEGTIGYHCRPHPNMAAELIVQAAGQEGSHANEASTHGEGAATLKWSPPRSPEQFHPILVNFTAALLPLALLSDVLGLIFRRQSLHNAAWWLVLYAAVITPFTAAAGWWWKHAAGSALPARLITVHQWLGTAAAVLFIILAIWRWSIHKRGVPPTLAYLFCALVAVLALVYQGSLGGMMVFGK